DNA sequence from the Daphnia pulex isolate KAP4 chromosome 8, ASM2113471v1 genome:
AATGGCCGGAAGTGTTCCGTGATCGATAGGAAATTGGGCTGTTACCAATTATACACATTGCGTGACTCTTTGGTTCGTTCAGACCGTTAAAAGATAAGGACTGATTGAATTTGAGGAATCACGTCTGGCAATTGTCACaggaaacaaggaaaaagaggggctttatatttttatcgTTTCTAATCCCGAACGTCTCGTGATCTAGAACAGCTGGGCCAGCTGATAGTCCTCAGACCATGACAGATCGTGTTTTCTCGACTTCTCTTTTGTTATCGGGTGAAAATTGAATGAAGAATAGcccaaaaacaaattctattaGGCGACCTATTTCTGTTGCATTTTTTAATGGATGGCTCTATTTTGTGGCGAGACTTGGGAAATATCGACATGATGAATGAGAGACGAGAAACTTTTACTTGATGCGAGTAAGGCTGTTGAAAGGCCGTTCCCACTTGAGTCGAGCTGTTACGTCCGGCGTCTGAGGGACGGCAGACGGCGGCGTATCAGATGACGGCGTTCCAGCACCTCCTGGATGGCAAGGATGCGACAACGATGACATGGAAAAACTGTTCTTCAAAGCTGACAGAGCAAAGtctagaaacaaaaagagattttGTCGATGGtgtgttattgttttctttctttcgaaatATCAGCAAAAACTAACCAGTAGTGAGCGAAGGTCGTGACGGCTGCTCCATCTGATACTTGAATGCATTTTTGTGGAATAGGTCGAGTGACATGCGCGTCGTGGCTGCAGACAGGTTAGCCGGCGAAAGAGCCACTCCGGGACTGAAGTGAAGTGGCGTTGAGCTAGACATTTGCATAGGCAGCGTTTTCGTTGTGGAGCTGGGCTGGCCTCCGCTGGGCGGAGGGGACCTCCATGGTTTTTCCAttctaaaaatcaaaaaatcaaaatattttaggaCATCATTTAAgtacgtaatttttttttaaatttctcattcTAGAACTAGTGGAATAGTTTTTGTTGAAAGTTTAAAGTAGTCGCCCTTCTAGAGTTCTACTTGCCCTAGTCTCCGACATATAATCACATGTcgagataaacaaaaaaaaagtagcaaTGCAATTCCACGAAACTAACAAGAAAGTTTCATCGTGGTTCAATGACTGAAACAGgagatttcaaattcatccgAGCATAAACAAGAAAGCATAGGATCCAAGAGCAGTTCTCACGAACCTTATGGGAATCAAGATAACGTCTAACGTAAAGCCAGAGCCTTGAGTTCAATAGTTCAGGTCTTTAAAATAGATTAGTTttcagtgtaaacaaaaacaaacggcATAGAGAAGATCCTtgaagggaaataaaaactgGCAGATGGCCTCCAGTCGATAACTTGCCgaggtttttcaaatttttcctaaacatttccgtgttttttttttacgctgGGCCTTTCTAGCTGGGCCATGGTCTCCATACATCTATTTCTGTGGTAAACTGGTTTGGAAATCCAAGTTAGAAAGTGTTTCAAGACCCTGCTGAAAGGAAACCAAGCGATACGAGCTCCTTATCGCGCACAATGTAAATTTCACAAGAGGAGGAGAAGTACAAGTACACTACCGTCAAAGGTAGTCATTTCTGACTGAAGCAATACTTCATTTTTTGGCAGGAGTTTCGTTCAATAACTCATTGATGAATACAAAAATCTATGGTGAGTTCGCCTGCTCTCTGTGCATTCATTGATTACCAACGTCGTTAAGTCATACTTTGAGGGCTAGCTTAAGTCTGAGAAACTGGAGCACAGCGGCCTAGccataaataagaaaataactaGGGCGAAATCTGTAAACCGCTAATGATGGTTCGCAAAGAACGCTattggaaatttgaattggaaatttGCTTATTTTACGTGATTCAACTACGCAACTGCATTTGACGGGCCTCTTGATACCCATAATGCCTCTAGCTTTTGTAAAGTCGCATTGGCACCAACCTCGGTGTGTCACGTTACCTTTACATACGTACAGCGCATTTAAGAGATTTGCAACGAAACCAACTGTCATCTATTACATTCACTTACACGGGTCATCGTTTTCAACTGATTAAATTCTATCCGATTCAACTTTCTTCATTCAAGAGCTGCATAAGGCAATCAAATACATTCGGTACCCTTTTTCGGTGGtcacttgtttcttttaaaaagcagaacagaacagaatgAATGATAGGGTTTCTCCATTTCAAAATGAGAGGcccttaaaataaaaaaggctgaCTGGTTTAGCATTTGTTTTTGTCCGGACCACCTGAGAATTGGACGGCCGGAATACCAGCAGATGTTTGGCCAGTTGCGATGAATGTTCAAAGACCccatgagaaagaaaaaaaaagtcccgacTATTACACAGATATTTTGaagtagataaaaaaaaagttggttggTGAAACCCAAACAATATTTCAGTGTTATTACAGTTTCAAACAATTACTTAGATCTTTTTTCAACGTTAAGATGGTATCAGAATGGCCTGGACAACTTTCACCACAAAAGACATTTTAACTTATGTGACCTCACCGCTTAAAAAGTTAGAAAGTTTTACTAAGTGGCATTGactgaaatggaaagaaaagagaataaacataaaacaaaaagaagaaaaaaccaatgAATGAAAATCTTGGCAAATAAAGTCCCATCAATGCCTATTAAACCCgaggaataataatagaaaacgTGCCTCTAATACAGACCACAAAATACTCGTAATAGCCTAAGGAAGTTGTTCACTAATGAGTTAACTACATCAACGCTTATACGGAACCCTCTGGCCTGTTCCTCGGTGATCTAACGGCCGGCATTTAAAAACGATTGTATACCAGTGGCAATTGAGAAACGCCTAGCTAATAAAAAACCATAAtcgaaagataaaaaaaagtgcatGACGCCAGACATTCCATTCTTCCCAGTGGCCTTCTTCCTTGTCCATATAATGCTGGAAACTTGATTCCGAAAATACCAGAGTGTGTGGAATATATGAGCAGTCTGCGTTCAAGAGTTGTCGATTTACAAAAAAGGCTAGTCAAACAACTTTGCTTTAGCGCTGCACCCCAACTTGTTTCCCCCTCATTCTACAAACAAATCCGCCGGGTATCCTATACATAATCCAAACAAAACAttgggggaagaaaaaaacaagtttctaCCAGCATAACATTTAATGCGAAAAAGTTTCAGCTTCGGTTGAAGCCGGTTGAACAACAAAATTCCcagagtaaaaataaaaatgtttttaatacCTCCTACAGAAGTTTGGGTCTGTTATGGCGCTATTTTAAATCGTTGAATAATCCACGCTGTCAACGATTTAACGAATGCTACCCTTCCACATTTGCATGTCAAATcccacgcacacacacacaaacaaaaaaacgcaTCCCCATTTAGGGAAACCTTTCCTAATAAAAACACGCGCACCGTAGTTGAAATTCGAATAGCTGTGATCAGTGTTGCTGAAACTTTGGAGAAATAGCGAGTAAGCGAAACACGACTGAATCGCCAGAAGGCTTTAGTGATACTCTCTCTTTCCCTACGACGTGCTTCGAAGGTCCCACCAAAGACTTACGGTTTTAAAAATACGTCTTCCAGTGGATCGTTGCCGCTCTGATGGTGCCAGGCCGTTGCAGCCTTGGTTGCTGGCCTGGGTCCGGCCGAGGGAGTCTGGTCGCCATCCCGGAAGCCATTTGGAGTGGACATTCGGCTCCTTTACttcccttgaaaaaaaaaaaccctatcgtgatagagaaataaaaagaaaacaaaaaggttacTAGGTGATTGCAGACGACATGATTGTGAATTGTATTGCTAACGGATGGTACCAAAGGATGCCGTTAAAAATGTTAACCACTAAAAGTTCACTTTCAAGCAAGGTCATACGGCGCAATTTTTGTATTGTGTTCACCGCAAAATGTGTGAGAGCAAGTAGAAAATCACAAGCCCTCCTACTCGTTGTAAACTGGTGGCGTAGTCTGCTGACTGAAGTCTCCCGGAGCCTCGGGCATTTCGTGCAAAGGAAATATTGCCGTGACCAAGGCTACAAGAAACGTTGGGGAATCTATACATCTCATCcggttttaaatttcattccgGACGGGTAAGGTATTCCTCCGCATACGTCGCTTTCATCACCGTAACGTCagagggaggaggagagtGTTACAAATTTCTACGAGTCgctgaaaaggggggggggggctgacGGAATAAACGTCTAATGccagcctcctcctcctcctcccaaagTCTTATCGCACTCAATAATCGTAACCGttgaaaattcattcaaattgtgaaattaaattccaaCCAGTCACGTACACGTGGCTGTTGGAGACTTTTCCcgcgcccttttttttacgtcgTACAAACTGAATATTAATTCTACTCCTCCTACTCCCCCCATTGACTTATTACGAATTCAAAGTCGCGACCATGAGCCTCTTAAGTCTCTTGTGGggtgtttctcttcttctttttttggccccAGCCTATTTGACTCACCgcatagagaagaaaaaacaaataaaaatctactGAATGACGAAAGTTGGGCGAAAACGAAGCCCCAGAAATCGAGTGGAAAGTTGAATAAAAACAGACGcctaaatgaaaaagaacaaactaGAGAAATTGCTAGAAAAAAGACTTTTATCGATTCACATTTAATTCTCTATACAACGGTAGTCTGGCTGGGAACATATTGTTCGTCAAAAGTTTCCCACTGCAATCAAACTTGCTGAGGTGATTCGGTCAATGGCTGAAAGTGTGTGCATTACCTTGGAATGGCTACTGTTTCAATTCTGAACAACTCGAGGTGTTGATGGAAGTGTCGGCGTCGTCTTTTTGGGTGTCACTTATTCTCGGGTCACACTTAATCAAACGTTTAAACCTGtgcaaaaacatttaaaagtgAGGCAGTGGACAGGACAACGCCTGATGATTTGACACAACAACTCGAGCCGCCATTCACTATCGAGACTGAGCTGGGACTTGGAAGTTGGAAATTGACAAGTTCCatcccaacacacacaacagactGCCACCTAGTGTTACGCCAACACAACATCCTAgcgtttgaatttgaaatccaATAGCAGGTTTCCGCAACCTTAACCGCCCGCAGTGAAACGGTCAGGCATAAACTTTCTTCAATAGGGTTGCCGCATCTTATTCTTGTTTATCAAGATGAGCTGGAGGGTATCGTTCAAAAATAACACAACCGTTTTGCTTTTAACTTTTCGTTTTAAATCCATTTACAATCAAGTGTTTCACAAGTATATGATagatcagtaaaaaaaaaacggattaaTCAGGAAGACAACATTTTCTCACTGATTGCAATTTATATTCGTCCAGCAAACTTGACACATTACTAAGGCGCACGCTAACCTTATTTATGAAGGAATGAAAAGAAGCAAAATACACTTTAAAAAGATTCGACACAttcagtaataaaaaaaaatggattaatCCAAAGACATTAAATTCTCGCTAGGAATAACGGGAGAAACGGAGATACCAGAAAGAAGGCTGACTCGACCTGCTGTTGGTACAACAGGGCTATTGTTGAGACCACGAAGCCTAGTGCTACGACGCGGGGTAGAAATCTCTTGAACAGCAGGTTCGTCGTTATCTgaaaacaatataaaaaataatgtatcAATACATATGTATCCTCTAAGTGTGTAAAgtaatcaatcaaatttattacCCAAATCGACCAAATagacttttgattgaatatttcTACGTAAGCTTTCACGAGGAGATAGGAAAACTTTCAGTGGCGTCACGCGATCAAGACATTCAGTTTCGCTTTTTACTGCGTCAACTGCTCCAGACAAATGCTTTTCTGGGCTTGTGGACTCGACAGCATTCTCAACTCGACggcttaaaaataaaaaatgagaaaccattgaagttgaaaaatactaaaacacacacgaaaaaataaataaattctacCCAAATGTTTTCTTGTGACCAGGAGTAAATTCGGCTGGTTCTTCGGGATTAGCAGGAGCAATATCTGTAACGATGAACACAGGTTTCTTGGCCGAGTTAAGTAATACCGATCGTCTTAGAGATTGCCGTTTGCCGGGTGTTCTTACAGGAGACATTATCAGTGAACTTCTTTTTACTGAAGGAGacctaaacaacaaaaaaatagtttaaaaaattgaattgaaaaaaactcaCGTGAAACATTCTGACTAACCCAGAACCCTTTTCTGCGAGTTGTTTTTTACGTGCAGCAGCGATAAGGGCACGCATGTTCGATTTAACTGGACGTTGTACCACGGGcgctttctttttgttcccAGCTTTCCGGtcagtttttttgttcactTCAGGTGTATCTTCACTACGGACccaagaattttctttcaatttcgcCAAATCAGCAAATTTCTTGTCCACATCTGAAAcctaaaataatttgataacATTTAGATAAATAAACATGTACAActtatttcattaatatttaCCTGAAGATAAATCATCTCCCAAAATCCTTCTAAATCCGTTGGAGTTATCTCCTTTTCCCCGGTTTTGTTTTCGAAGTCATTAACAAGACCTGCAAATTGTGTAAAGCGCTCACGTTGCAGAAGATGGGCTTGACCAATGACGGTGCGAACAGCACCACTTTCCTCTTCTGGTATCTCATCACTGGAAAGAAGCTCGTCATAGCTATTGCAGAGATCTGTTAGACGACTCCCTTCACTTGCCATCAAAGCTCTAAAGCGTAGAGCATCTGGATTGCTGAGTTCTATAACAGATTTTCTGGTCGATCTGTTTTTCAGAACAGGAGATGATAGAGAATCTTCATTTGAAGCTGTTTCTAGActcattctttgttttttggaTGAAGAGCCTCTAGTTGTTGAAATCCATGGATGATGAAACACGAGTGGagatattttgatttcttcattttcagcaCCAATAGATGTTCTCTTTGGTGTTCGGGAAGGAAGATTAGAATCTGTACTCTGTACAGGAACTGAATCTTGAAACTCAATATCTTTCACTGCTAGttctataaaagaagaaagcaaTATAATAGTATTAtgaaaaaacaagtaaaatattaaaatcttTCAAATATCTACAAGATTTTGGAACAGTGTGGAGTTTTTACCTTTAGGAGCAGTGAACACAAATCCTTGGGGTGCaaatgattcattttctttcttagaattttttgtttcctttttcaatgGCAAAGTTGAATTCTTTGTGACAGTCCCAGTTTCAACAAACTTCTTAGTCTGAGATCTAGTCACTCTATTGCTAGGTTGTTTCGTAGTAGTTGAAGGAGCCGCTTCAACCACTTTAGTAGTTCTTGTCACTCCTGGTACAAGAAAAGGTGCTCTTTTATTGGctctggccttttcttctGTTGCTGTCTTTTTTTCACGCCATAATTTCAATCTTGCCAACCTATCTTCTAACTTTAATTTATCTTGCAACTTTTGATCTTGAATTGGAGCAGGCACAACTGAATCTTTAGCATTTGTGTTAGGATCACCCTTCAAAATATTTGGATCAATTTCAGTAAGCCCTCCCCTCTTTGCATCATTCTTTGCTTGCctgttaaaatttcaaaaacttgttaaataaaataaaataaaaagatgaagatttaGATACCTAGCAGTTCGACGTTTGCCGTTTTGCTCATCAATTCGTTGAGCTCTGGCTTTGGCTGAGCTGGCAAACTTCAGGCCTGACATTTTGTAAACAGCATTTCTAGTACTCATGATGCGTAAAAGAGTTAATAAAAGCTGACGGCAATCTTTTCGGGAGTAAAACTATCAGATTTTCCAaagataaaatttgaaaacgaaaGGGAACGATAACTCGACTTTGATAGTCTGTTGCAAACAGCCAAACAGAGACTGGCAATAATTGAAAGACGATTTGAAATGTAGGCTGACAACGATGCCAGATtcgaattttcgaaaaattaaaaatgtcagATCAGAAAGTCAATAACAGTTCCAAAGTTCACAGATTTAGAACTTTAGAAGGAGTTAATTATCTTATTGGAGTCAAGTATTAGAAAATCGGCTAATTATTGGTTTATCTTTACAAGATTTCCTGTTTCGCAAAAAGGACcaagagttttttttatgaCTCAAAAGTGTAGAGTTTGTAGCGGTGTGTAGGCCTACATAGACTGCTGTAGACCCAGCTTAAATGTTTCAGCGGTTGATATTTGCACTGAGCAGCGAACactaatttaaacaaaatatgatctttttaaatttaaattaccgGAAGTAAATTACGAAACTGTAATACACGTTGTTGATGGAGGAAGTCTTCTCCACAAGATCCATTGGTTGAAAGGGGataacttaaaaattttgcaGCGTTACAAGAAAAACGTTGTCAGTCACTGCAAAAAACTTGTTATAGcaattcaacacatttttccaACAGTTCAAGGAgagtaatattatttttagctaTTACAGGAAACAATGCTCTTCTTAGCgcttgaaaaaaatctttttatctCTCAGCCTGTATTCCCTGTGCTGCTCTGAAAATGTTGTAGTTTGTAGTTAAGGCAGAGCAATAGATGCCTGGTTAAGGGCATGCTCgattttttatattcaaattaatttaagtGATGTAAAACTTTGTTAAATGGTTACATGTTCCTTACTAGCTTCATGTTGTATAATCGGCAACTTGCGCTTGTTGTTCCTTCTTTACAGCAATACATATAAACTGCCGCAAGACGCGCTAGACGTTTC
Encoded proteins:
- the LOC124199318 gene encoding disks large-associated protein 5-like, encoding MSTRNAVYKMSGLKFASSAKARAQRIDEQNGKRRTARQAKNDAKRGGLTEIDPNILKGDPNTNAKDSVVPAPIQDQKLQDKLKLEDRLARLKLWREKKTATEEKARANKRAPFLVPGVTRTTKVVEAAPSTTTKQPSNRVTRSQTKKFVETGTVTKNSTLPLKKETKNSKKENESFAPQGFVFTAPKELAVKDIEFQDSVPVQSTDSNLPSRTPKRTSIGAENEEIKISPLVFHHPWISTTRGSSSKKQRMSLETASNEDSLSSPVLKNRSTRKSVIELSNPDALRFRALMASEGSRLTDLCNSYDELLSSDEIPEEESGAVRTVIGQAHLLQRERFTQFAGLVNDFENKTGEKEITPTDLEGFWEMIYLQVSDVDKKFADLAKLKENSWVRSEDTPEVNKKTDRKAGNKKKAPVVQRPVKSNMRALIAAARKKQLAEKGSGSPSVKRSSLIMSPVRTPGKRQSLRRSVLLNSAKKPVFIVTDIAPANPEEPAEFTPGHKKTFGRRVENAVESTSPEKHLSGAVDAVKSETECLDRVTPLKVFLSPRESLRRNIQSKVYLVDLDNDEPAVQEISTPRRSTRLRGLNNSPVVPTAGRVSLLSGISVSPVIPSENLMSLD